The Amycolatopsis sp. QT-25 genomic sequence GCTCCGGAGGGGGCTGAGGCTCCGGTCGCGGTTCACATGTAGGGGGACGACATGAAAGGCCCCTTCATGTCTAATTTTGCCATGAAGGGGCCTTTCATCTCACGTCGTGAGTCAAAGCGCGCTCTCACCCAGGGCGGTCACCGGGACCGTGAGCGCACGGCCTCGAAGACCTCGTCGTCCCATCGATGCGTCCGGATCAGCCGGTACCGTTCGCAAGCCACCCACAGATACGCCTCGGCGTCGGTCCGGTCGCCGATCAGGTCCGCCTGCCGCAGCATCGCCACCACCGGCACGAACTCCTCGTCGAACCACCGTTGCGCGAGTGTCGCGCGGTCCGAGTACGCGCCTTCGTCCTGCATCAGCCGGAAACCCCACGCCTCCACATGCTCTCCGAGCCGCGCGTAGTCCCACGGATCGGTGAACACGGTCGAAGCCCGCGCGTGCCCGGACAGCGGGACACGGTCCAAGAACAGCCGCCGGTAGTCCTTCACGATCAGGTCGCCGCGGTACCGGATCCCGCTCGGGTCCACTTTGGTGCGTACCTCGGTGACCATCGCCTCTATCGTGGACAGTCGCATCGCGTGCGCCACCGAAACGCGGTGGTGCCCGTCGACGATGAAATGCAGTTCGCCGACGCGGTACACCTCGATCGGCGGAATCGACTCGCCGCGCCTGGTCGCGAGGGCCAGCCGTTCCCAGCGTTCGCGGACGCGGCCCGAGGTCGGGCGGAAGCGGCGGTCGAAGTCACGGCCGCGGTCGACGCTGCCGACGATCGAATCGAGCCGGATCACCCGCGCCCCGATCTTCCGCTCGCCGAGGTAGCCGAGCGCGTCCACCACCTCGTGGAACGGCAGCATGATGTTGACGTCGTCAGGCTCGCGGCGCAGCCAGGTCGCCAGCCGGGAGAGGACCTGTCGCCGTCGCGCGCGGAGGAAGTCGTGCTCCGCGTCCGCCCGGGGAAAACCGGTGTCTTTCACAGTAACTCCATGATCCGGTGCCCGACCACGTTGCGTACCGTGGTTCCGCCGACCACCCGGTCCGGCACGGGTTCGCCGTGCGGGTGGATATGCCCGTGCAGCAACCATTTCGGCCGCAACGACTCGATCGTGCGGTGAAGACAGTCGAAGCCGCGGTGCGGCGGATCCTCCCGGTCGCCGCAGTGCCGCGGTGGAGCGTGGGTGAGCAGGACGTCGACGTCCCGCCCGTCCCGCCAGCGGCGGAACCGGGCCCGGCGCACCAGTCGCCGCGCTCGCCGGGCCTGCTGGCGTTGCGTCCACTGGTTCGGGCCGTCGTTGTACCGGACCGAACCGCCGAGCCCGGCGAAGCGGAGTCCGCCGACGTCGACGATCCGGCCGTCCGCGTTCACCGCGCCCGCCGGGCCCGGCCACGCCGCCGGGAAACCGTCCTTCAGGGACAGTCCGCCGTAGCGGGTGTAGCCGGACAGGTCGGGATCGTGGTTGCCGGGAACGAACACACACGGCACGTCGAGCGCGCCCGCCAGGAACTCGAGGTAGTCGTACGGCAGGTCGCCGGCACCGACGACGAGGCCGAGGTCGGCCGGCAGGTGGTGGACGGCGGACGTCCACAACCGCTCTTCGACCTCGTCCGCGACGACCAGCGCTTTCATACGCTCCAGCGTAATGCCGGACGCGCTACTTCGGGCCGTGCGCGAACGCGGGGTCCTTGGCGATGATCGCGATCACGATGCCCAGCCAGACGACGCAGAAGGCCAGCGCCCAGAACTTGAGGTTGGTCAGGATCCTTGGCATGGGGGAACTCCAGAACTGCCGAACGCGGAAGAAGGGTCAGAGCCAGCGGTTCTTCCTGAATATTCGGTAGAGCAGGATGCAGACGCCGAAGATGACCGTCATCGCCACCGGATAACCGAAGCGCCAATGCAGTTCGGGCATGTAGTCGAAGTTCATCCCGTAGATGCCGGCGAGCGCCGTCGGGACCGCGATGATCGCCGCCCACGCGGTGATCTTGCGCATGTCGGTGTTCTGCTGGAGCGTGATCTTCGCCAGCGTGGCGTCCACCAGGGTGGTCAGCAGTTCGTCGAAGTTCGCGACCCGCTCCGCCACGGTCGTCAGGTGGTCGGAGACGTCGCGGAAGTACGAGCGGACCTCGTCCGGGATCAGTCGCGTGTAGCCCTCGGCGAGGCGCTGCAGCGGCGTGCCCAGCGGCATGACGGCGCGGCGCAGCTCCAGCACTTCGCGCTTCATGAAGTAGATCTGCTCGGCGCTCACCTTGGAGCGCGGCGCGAAGACGTGCGTCTCCATCTCGTCGATGTCCGACTCGATCGCCGTGGTGACGTCGAGGTAGTG encodes the following:
- a CDS encoding metallophosphoesterase, giving the protein MKALVVADEVEERLWTSAVHHLPADLGLVVGAGDLPYDYLEFLAGALDVPCVFVPGNHDPDLSGYTRYGGLSLKDGFPAAWPGPAGAVNADGRIVDVGGLRFAGLGGSVRYNDGPNQWTQRQQARRARRLVRRARFRRWRDGRDVDVLLTHAPPRHCGDREDPPHRGFDCLHRTIESLRPKWLLHGHIHPHGEPVPDRVVGGTTVRNVVGHRIMELL
- a CDS encoding chromosome partitioning protein ParB, which codes for MKDTGFPRADAEHDFLRARRRQVLSRLATWLRREPDDVNIMLPFHEVVDALGYLGERKIGARVIRLDSIVGSVDRGRDFDRRFRPTSGRVRERWERLALATRRGESIPPIEVYRVGELHFIVDGHHRVSVAHAMRLSTIEAMVTEVRTKVDPSGIRYRGDLIVKDYRRLFLDRVPLSGHARASTVFTDPWDYARLGEHVEAWGFRLMQDEGAYSDRATLAQRWFDEEFVPVVAMLRQADLIGDRTDAEAYLWVACERYRLIRTHRWDDEVFEAVRSRSR